Genomic DNA from Gammaproteobacteria bacterium:
CCGGGGTGAGTGCGTGATAGGAACGAGCCGACAGGCCAGGCCAGACCTCGGCCGCCCGGTTGCGCCATTCCACCAGCACGTCCACGGGCCCGTCATGCCGGCCGAGTCCAACCAGGATGCGCGGATCACTGGATGAAAGGTAACTGCCGTCGCGACGCGACGTGCGCCAAAGGACCTTGTCGCCGACAGCAACGGCAGCACGAGCGTGGTAACCGGGAATACCGGCGGGACGCAGGTCGATACCGATCCAGCTTGCCTTGTTGCCGATCTGGTTCAGTAACAGCTGAGCCGGACCATTGGCGTTCACCACGACTATGTCGGTATCGCCGTCATTATCAACATCACCGAACGCCGCACCGCGACTTACCAGCTCCACGGTGACATCCGGGCCCGCATCTGCCGACACATCGACAAAGCCGTTTCCTATGTTGCGAAACAACTGGTTTGGCTCGCGTAGCGGGAAGGGGCCTTGCTGGCCCGGCACGCTGATAACCGCTCCGTTAGCTACGAACAAGTCCAACAGCCCATCGTTGTCGAAGTCGATCCAGCTGGTGCCGAATCCAGTCAGGCGCCTGCCGGGCGTGCCAACGCCAGTACGTTGAGTAATATCGACAAAATTTGCGCTGCCATCATTCTCGTAGAGCGTATTGGTTTCATTACGCAGGTGTGTCATGAACAAATCATCATCGCCATCGCCATCGAAATCGCCGGCTGTCACGCCCATGCTCGCTTCAGTCATTCCTTCGGCATTGTAGGCAGATCCACTGGCCAGGCCGCGCTCCGTGAAACCATTGCCGTCTCCAATCCATAATTGATTGGGTTTGCCGTCATTTGCAACGTAGACATCGAGTTGACTGTCGCCATTGAAATTCGCGACCGCTACGCCAAGACCCGCACCGTACGCACGCTCTAGTCCCGCCTCACGCGATATATTCTGAAACCCTTTGGCCTCGTTGCGAAACAGACGATCGGGAACAGATTCGTAACTATCCGGGGCGCAGTATTCACGTTCACCGGTTGCCGTCCTGCATTTCTTGTTATGCGACAGGCTGAATGACACGTAGTTACTGACAAACAGGTCGAGGTCGTCGTCGTTATCGAAGTCGAAAAAAGCTGCGCTGGAGCTCCATCGGGGATCATCGGTATCCGTGGTTGCGGTGATATCAGTAAAGCGGCCGTCAGAATCATTCCTGAAGAAGAAGTTTGACCCGAATGCGGTGATGTACAAATCTGGCCTGCCGTTACCATCATAGTCACCGACGGCAGTTCCCATCGAGTAGCCGGTTGTTTCAAGCCCGCTGCCTGCCGTTGCATCTGCAAATCTCAGGCCTCCTTTTTCCAGCTGGTTCTCGAACAGGGCATTAACCGGCGGTTCTATCGCTGGCGGCCCGAGAAACCCACTCTGTGGAAAGAATACGTCCAGGTCACCGTCAGAATCGTAATCAAGAAGCGCCACGCCGCCGCTGGCAATTTCAGGGATATACAATTTGCCGCGGTCGCCTGGCTCGTGCATGAATTCCAGGCCGGCTTGCGCAGCCGCGTCAACGAACAGTGGCGCCTCGCTCTTTCCAGCGCAGCCGGCAAAGGCCAATAGCATGCACAGCCTAATTGTCAGCCGAAGCATCGATCTGATCGATCTCACTGCGCGCGCCGGCCGCCAGTCGTGAATCCCCGGCTTCGATGGCAGCGGCCTCAGCTTCCTCAAGCCTGCTGCGAGCGGTTTCGGCATCGCCCTGCAGCCGGTAAGCCCGGCCCAGCGCCAGCAGGCGCTGCATCTCGCCACGTTTGGTGGCGACGGGGTCAGCCAGCAACCCTGTTGCAGCCTCGTGCTGTCCTTTGTCGAGGTACAACACTCCCAGTCTCAGTCTGACCGCATCATTGCGCGGATCTCTCTCATGAGCGTTCCGGAATGCCGCGAGTGCCAGGCTTTCTTTACCCTGCGTTGCATACAGGCTGCCAAGTTGAATCCATGCCAGCGACCCCTGTGGATCAATTTTTGTGACTTTCGTGAATGCTTCTTCAGCCTCCGGCAGTCGCTTCTGGAAAAGCCGGGCCAACCCGATATTGAAATAAAGCTGGGCACTTTCCGGATCGAGGCTGCGGGCGCTTTTCAGTGCCTCTTCGGATTTTTCATGCTCTCCAACAAGAGCGTAGAGATTAATCAGCGCTGCTGTCGGCAGTGGATTTTCCGGATCTGCAGCGCGCGCCTGCTCGTTAAGCCTGATAGCGCGATGAATGTCACCCTGTTTGATTGCACGTTGTGCTTCGCTGACCAGCTGCCGGTCGCCGCGCCTCAGCCCTTTCAACCTGGAGGTAAGCGGGTGATACCAGCCGCCGCCACGTTGCTTTGCCTGCTCGAATTCAAGCAGCAAATTTGCAGCACGCTCCTCATTGCCTCTTTGTTTTTCAACCTGGGCAAGGGCGTAAAACACCTGGGCGGGTGGATGCTCGCTGCCCGCTGCTCGAGACAGGAATTGTTCCGCGGCGCCCAGGTCCTCCGCGGCCAGCGCAAGACGGCCAAGTTCGTACAACGCCTTGTGGTCTGATTCGTTGTGTTCGAGTGCCTGCAGAAAAGCTGCTTTCGCAGACGCGGTGTCGCCAGCTTCCAGCAGAGCATTACCCAGCCCGGTGCTGCCAAGCGCCGGGTCTAGCTGAGCAGCACGCTGGTAGGCGGCAATCGACTCCTTCGTTCGCCCCATGGCGAGAAGGGTATGTCCGTGTAAATACGCTTGTGGGAACGCAGCGGGCTGGATGCGGCGTGCGCGGGCATAAAGCTGCGCGGCAGGTTCGTAGAAACCATACGCATGCAGCACCATCGCATAACGACCAAGTGCGTCCGGATCAGCAGGGTTCTTCCGGGCCCGGTCGCCAGCTTTTTGCACTTGTTGCCAGACGGCCGGCTGCAGGTCGCCGTCAGGAGTGTCCGGTACCACAAAATCGGTTGGGTCGCTGCTGCACGCCACGACGCAGGTAACTAACAGGATGAATACAAGCCGCATGGCTCAGCAGTATACGTTTTCAATGCCGCAAAAATGAAAGCCCCGCAGAGCGGGGCTTTCGGCAGGCCTTTTGGCCTTCTTATTGTTAAGACTGTCGTCTCAGGCGCGACGGCGGGCAAAGCCCAGTCCGGCCAGACCCATTCCGAGCAGAAGCAGTATGCCCGGTTCCGGGGTCGGCATCGGGGGGGTACCGCCACCTGTGGCAGCGCTGAAGTTGATGACGTAGTCGCCACTGCCGCTGCTATCGTTGTCCCAGGATGCCAGGAAGCCAGCTGATGTGGGATCGGATGCACCAAACTCAAACATGGCATCGCCATTGTTGTCGTTCGGGTCGTCATTGAATGCCGAGATACCAAGATAATAGGTGCCGGCTGCGAGACCTGTCAGAATCAGTTGGCTCTGCAGGCCACCAGAATCGTCGTTGGCCTGGACACCGAAGCCGCCTGAATCAAACAGGAACAGCTGCGTGTCGAAGCCGGTTCCAAAGGTATCGATGGTCAGGTCGCCACCGTCCCAGATAAATGAGTACAGGTCAGCATCGTTAGCGTCGATGACGCCGCTGATGCTGGTCGTGCCGGCGGTCACGGCCTGACCCGGCAGCAGCTGATCAGCATCGCCGATTTCGCTGTAGGGCGTTGCCAGTGCACTTTGCCCGATGAGAAGCAGGGCCGCGCCGCCCAGTGCTTTGAATAATTTCATTTTCTTCACCTTAAAATGTCCCCAAAATATTTAGGTTTTATAATCTCGGAAATCTAGTAGCAGGAATTGTGCCAATATTGAAAAAGATAATATTATCAGAGGGTTATTATTTTACAGGCACTCATCGTGACGATCATTGTAAAGTCCACCGACACATTTCAAGGGGTTACTGCAGCTCGCCGGAGCCCTCGACCAGTGTGAATTCCTGACGCGGGGCAATACCGGTCCAGTGCTCGCGCCGGCCTGACGGCCAGATTACCTGTACCCGTTCGATCGCTGTCGCTCCGCCCAACCCGAAATGCACGCGACGGTCATTGGCGCTCAAATAGCTGCCGTCGGTGGCAACATGGCGCCACAGGGTGGCCCCGCCCGACATAGAAATTGCGACCCTCGCGCCGGCTGCATCTCGGTTCGAGTCGGTACCAATCAGGACCAGGCGCAGCCAGGCGCTATCCGTGTTGCGGTTGAGCAGCAACTCAGCAGGGCCGTTGTTATTGGCCACCACAATATCGGTATCGCCGTCATTATCAACATCACCAAAGGCGGTACCACGGCTCACCTGGATGCCGGCATCGCTTTTGGCAAAGCCCGTAATCTCCTCGAACTGTCCGTTGCTTAAGTTTCGAAAAAACTGGTTTCGTTGGGCGTAGGCGGCCTGGTCAGTGACGCCGCCCGGGCTGTCCGCTGCCACGGTGCCGTTGGCTACGAACAGATCCGGCCAGCCGTCGTTGTCCTGGTCGATCCAGCCGGTACCGAAGCCGGTGAACCCTAAGCTGGCAGTGCCCAGGTTGGCCGCAGCGGTAACATCCTGGAATAAGCCACCGCCGCGGTTGCGGTACAGCGTGTTGGTCTGGCCGGTGAAATGCGACAGGAACAGGTCGTCGCTGCCGTCGCCGTCATAGTCGCCCAGCGCGATGCCCATGCCGGCCTCGGCCATGCCGTCGATGTTCAGCGCCACGCCGCTTGCAAGCGCGCGTTCTGCAAAGCTGCCATCACCGTTATTAATCCACAGGCTGTTGGCGCGGCCATCGTTTGCGATGAACAGGTCCTGCAGGCCATCGTCGGTGAAATCCGCGGCGACTACGCCCAGTCCATGCGCATGTGCGGCATGTATGCCTGATGCGGCACTGACATCGGTAAAGCGCCAGTCGCCGTCGTTGCGATACAGCCGGTCGCGCACCGGCCGGTACATTTCGGGGGCGCAGTAATCGCGCCGGCCGGAAGCGCCAAAGCAGGGCTTGTCGTCCAGAGCCGCGTAGCCGGTCACATACAGGTCCAGGTCACCGTCGGCGTCCATGTCGAAAAAAGAGGCACTGGCCGAAAACGGTGTCGGGATGTTGTTCCACGGCC
This window encodes:
- a CDS encoding tetratricopeptide repeat protein, giving the protein MRLVFILLVTCVVACSSDPTDFVVPDTPDGDLQPAVWQQVQKAGDRARKNPADPDALGRYAMVLHAYGFYEPAAQLYARARRIQPAAFPQAYLHGHTLLAMGRTKESIAAYQRAAQLDPALGSTGLGNALLEAGDTASAKAAFLQALEHNESDHKALYELGRLALAAEDLGAAEQFLSRAAGSEHPPAQVFYALAQVEKQRGNEERAANLLLEFEQAKQRGGGWYHPLTSRLKGLRRGDRQLVSEAQRAIKQGDIHRAIRLNEQARAADPENPLPTAALINLYALVGEHEKSEEALKSARSLDPESAQLYFNIGLARLFQKRLPEAEEAFTKVTKIDPQGSLAWIQLGSLYATQGKESLALAAFRNAHERDPRNDAVRLRLGVLYLDKGQHEAATGLLADPVATKRGEMQRLLALGRAYRLQGDAETARSRLEEAEAAAIEAGDSRLAAGARSEIDQIDASADN
- a CDS encoding PEP-CTERM sorting domain-containing protein, whose amino-acid sequence is MKLFKALGGAALLLIGQSALATPYSEIGDADQLLPGQAVTAGTTSISGVIDANDADLYSFIWDGGDLTIDTFGTGFDTQLFLFDSGGFGVQANDDSGGLQSQLILTGLAAGTYYLGISAFNDDPNDNNGDAMFEFGASDPTSAGFLASWDNDSSGSGDYVINFSAATGGGTPPMPTPEPGILLLLGMGLAGLGFARRRA
- a CDS encoding CRTAC1 family protein, with protein sequence MTVDGARTALACLACVAALGACTRGGDKLQPLFVDAAKSTGLVFNHVSGASGDDFHLPWIMGAGVALIDYDNDGDLDVYFIQGGAIDVASPGSPWNQLFRNELVPTGTLRFTDVSATAGVADTGYGMGVAVGDVDNDGNLDLFVTNYGPDRLFRNNADGNFALVAGPWNNIPTPFSASASFFDMDADGDLDLYVTGYAALDDKPCFGASGRRDYCAPEMYRPVRDRLYRNDGDWRFTDVSAASGIHAAHAHGLGVVAADFTDDGLQDLFIANDGRANSLWINNGDGSFAERALASGVALNIDGMAEAGMGIALGDYDGDGSDDLFLSHFTGQTNTLYRNRGGGLFQDVTAAANLGTASLGFTGFGTGWIDQDNDGWPDLFVANGTVAADSPGGVTDQAAYAQRNQFFRNLSNGQFEEITGFAKSDAGIQVSRGTAFGDVDNDGDTDIVVANNNGPAELLLNRNTDSAWLRLVLIGTDSNRDAAGARVAISMSGGATLWRHVATDGSYLSANDRRVHFGLGGATAIERVQVIWPSGRREHWTGIAPRQEFTLVEGSGELQ